A DNA window from Impatiens glandulifera chromosome 7, dImpGla2.1, whole genome shotgun sequence contains the following coding sequences:
- the LOC124909860 gene encoding zinc finger protein ZAT2-like, which yields MDDEQDKFEEKFEEKYICHLCLKLFHSSKALYGHVRIHDPPENTTSKEVDMNKKKKKKVSFNNNLIVIYYCSFCERNFPSNKSLYGHMRIHSDSFKENHLQLHSDLRAGPEEVEVYDPDIHDAVEALLMLTDTFTNKSSPSPSPSSPRRLHQCRKCKKTFQSGQALEGHIRVHLTRGETSQTQSNPTGIIHPPRFDLNEPPPKTEEEKL from the coding sequence ATGGACGATGAACAAGATAAATTTGAAGAGAAATttgaagagaaatatatatgtcATTTATGCTTGAAACTATTCCACTCTTCAAAAGCTCTTTACGGCCACGTAAGAATCCACGACCCACCCGAGAACACAACATCCAAAGAAGTTGACAtgaacaagaaaaagaaaaagaaggtcagtttcaataataatctaattgtAATCTATTATTGTTCGTTCTGTGAAAGGAATTTCCCTTCCAATAAATCTCTATACGGACACATGAGGATCCATTCAGATTCATTCAAAGAGAATCATCTACAGCTTCATTCTGATTTGAGGGCTGGGCCGGAGGAGGTGGAGGTTTATGATCCAGATATACATGACGCTGTTGAAGCTCTGCTGATGCTTACAGATACATTCACAAACAAATCTAgcccttctccttctccttcttctcctcgTCGACTTCATCAATGCAGAAAATGTAAAAAGACATTCCAAAGTGGTCAGGCCCTTGAAGGTCACATTAGGGTCCACTTGACCCGTGGTGAGACTAGCCAGACCCAGTCCAATCCGACCGGGATCATACATCCTCCTAGGTTTGATCTAAATGAACCACCTCCCAAAACGGAGGAAGAGAAATTATGA